One stretch of Brachyhypopomus gauderio isolate BG-103 chromosome 10, BGAUD_0.2, whole genome shotgun sequence DNA includes these proteins:
- the LOC143525574 gene encoding gamma-secretase subunit Aph-1b → MTAAVFFGCAFIAFGPAFALFIFTIARDPLRVIILIAGAFFWLLSLLLSSLVWFIAMKASSGEDVNLQRGLLIFGVMFSVLLQEVFRFTYYRLLRKANEGLVTISDDETSPISVQQMAYVAGLGFGIISGAFSMINILSDSLGPGTVGIFGDSQYYFITSALMTLAVTLLHTFWGVVFFDGCEKGRWWVIAVVVCLHLLVSCMSLLNPMYEGSLPPVYAVTALMAVWAFLSSGGSLNNLSQLCTRKRTEVEAS, encoded by the exons ATGACCGCCGCTGTGTTTTTTGGTTGTGCTTTTATCGCCTTTGGCCCTGCCTTCGCCCTTTTTATTTTTACCATCGCAAGAGATCCACTGCGGGTCATTATTCTGATAGCGGG GGCTTTTTTCTGGCTGCTGTCACTTCTCTTGTCCTCGCTGGTGTGGTTCATTGCCATGAAGGCCAGCAGTGGCGAGGACGTTAACCTGCAGAGGGGTCTGCTCATATTCGGAGTCATGTTCTCCGTCCTCCTTCAGGAGGTGTTCAGATTTACCTACTACAGACTTCTGAG AAAGGCTAATGAAGGCTTGGTGACCATCAGTGATGACGAAACATCACCCATTTCTGTCCAGCAAATGGCATACG TGGCTGGCCTTGGGTTTGGCATCATCAGTGGGGCTTTCTCCATGATCAACATCCTTTCTGACTCGTTGGGCCCTGGGACTGTGGGGATCTTTGGAGATTCTCAGTATTACTTCATCACCTCAG CTCTGATGACTCTGGCCGTGACCCTGCTACACACCTTCTGGGGCGTGGTCTTCTTCGATGGCTGTGAGAAGGGCCGCTGGTGGGTCATCGCCGTGGTGGTGTGTCTCCACCTGCTGGTCTCCTGCATG TCTCTGTTGAACCCAATGTATGAAGGCAGTCTACCTCCTGTGTATGCAGTCACAGCACTGATGGCTGTGTGGGCGTTCCTCTCTTCAGGAGGGTCTCTGAACAACCTTTCACAGCTCTGTACCC GCAAGAGAACGGAGGTGGAGGCCTCGTAA
- the ca9 gene encoding carbonic anhydrase 14: MQLELFVTFLFIQNQVLVATASSSSEEDEDDDKGSSHEHHWGYDDQEGWSSTFQDCRGQSQSPIDIETGKAIYDPSLPHIELEGFDLTGSSALKLQNNGHTLKLSLPSTMRIVKGFDQVYLASQLHFHWGTVAVPGSEHTINNVHFPAEIHVVHYNSKYTNISEAASKRDGLAVLGGFIGIGLHENENYEKILSALKDVSIEASDTDIPGFNVRHLLPNNLEKFYRYQGSLTTPPCFQTVHWTMFNETIMVSRKQLAALEDSLKAGHQLLSKNFRVAQLLHGRRVLASFTSSPSVNKDLSEIKPTFAPIEGQMSRGDMLSIALGALFILTLLAFSVYVYQQRKTYSRSKKHSRENVIYKPATKDDV; the protein is encoded by the exons ATGCAGCTAGAGCTCTTCGTTACCTTCCTCTTTATCCAGAATCAGGTACTGGTTGCTACGGCCTCTTCTTCCTCGGAGGAAGATGAGGACGATGACAAAG GTTCCTCCCATGAACATCACTGGGGCTATGACG ATCAAGAGGGATGGTCCTCTACTTTTCAAGACTGCAGGGGACAATCCCAGTCTCCTATTGACATTGAAACTGGCAAAGCCATCTACGATCCCAGCCTGCCTCACATAGAGTTGGAGGGTTTTGATTTAACAGGCTCCTCTGCTCTCAAGTTGCAAAACAATGGGCATACCT TGAAGTTGAGTTTGCCCAGCACCATGAGGATCGTGAAGGGCTTTGACCAGGTCTACTTGGCCTCCCAACTTCACTTTCACTGGGGGACCGTGGCGGTGCCAGGGTCCGAGCACACCATAAACAACGTTCATTTCCCTGCTGAG atccACGTGGTTCACTATAATTCAAAATACACAAATATATCTGAGGCTGCCAGCAAACGTGATGGACTTGCAGTATTAGGAGGGTTCATTGGG ATTGGTCTTCATGAGAATGAAAACTATGAGAAAATCCTTTCTGCACTTAAAGATGTTAGCATAGAAG CTTCGGACACGGACATCCCAGGTTTTAATGTCCGTCACCTCCTACCAAACAATCTTGAGAAGTTTTATAGGTACCAGGGATCCCTAACAACTCCACCTTGCTTCCAAACTGTTCACTGGACAATGTTCAATGAGACAATCATGGTCTCAAGGAAACAG CTGGCAGCCCTGGAGGACTCACTGAAAGCAGGTCACCAGTTATTGTCCAAAAACTTCAGAGTCGCACAGCTTCTCCATGGCAGACGAGTCCTGGCCTCCTTCACCAGTTCACCCA GTGTCAATAAAGATCTGTCTGAGATAAAACCTACATTTGCTCCCATTG AAGGCCAGATGTCCAGAG GAGATATGTTGTCCATTGCCTTGGGAGCCCTGTTCATACTGACTTTGCTGGCTTTCTCTGTCTATGTTTATCAACAACGGAAAACATACTCCAG ATCTAAAAAACACTCCAGAGAAAATGTCATTTATAAGCCAGCAACCAAAGATGATGTATAA